From Leptospira fainei serovar Hurstbridge str. BUT 6, the proteins below share one genomic window:
- a CDS encoding RNA recognition motif domain-containing protein produces MKISVGNLPQEWSEEDLKKLFSQYGEVQHVLIKKDKLTGRSLGYGSLELEDEAAKKALEALNKKEIAGKALAVVDSEEWKKEFDKKNSVKGGAGGTKVLGSQTKGGFSGSGIRRTGGRGK; encoded by the coding sequence ATGAAAATTTCCGTGGGAAACCTTCCCCAGGAATGGTCTGAAGAAGACTTAAAGAAACTTTTTTCCCAGTACGGGGAAGTTCAGCATGTCCTGATTAAAAAGGACAAACTGACAGGACGTTCTTTAGGTTACGGCTCTTTGGAATTAGAGGACGAAGCCGCTAAGAAGGCTTTGGAAGCTTTGAATAAAAAGGAAATTGCCGGAAAAGCCCTGGCCGTTGTGGATTCCGAAGAATGGAAGAAAGAGTTCGATAAAAAGAATTCGGTAAAAGGTGGGGCCGGTGGAACTAAAGTTCTAGGCAGCCAAACTAAAGGTGGATTTTCCGGATCCGGTATTCGACGGACAGGAGGTAGAGGAAAATGA